A part of Brassica rapa cultivar Chiifu-401-42 chromosome A05, CAAS_Brap_v3.01, whole genome shotgun sequence genomic DNA contains:
- the LOC103868863 gene encoding immune-associated nucleotide-binding protein 9 isoform X2 has protein sequence MSLYKMGGDMMEDDWEFASSSNPNRTLVLVGRTGNGKSATGNSILGKKTFKSKASSRGVTSTSELRRVVQEDGQIINVIDTPGLFDLSTAAEFIGKEIVRCITLAEGGIHAVLLVFTVRGRPTDEEQSVLYHLQTLFGSKISDYMIIVFTGGDDLEDNDETLEDYLGQECPEFLKEILELCDNRMVLFDNKTANKRKKAEQVQKLLSLVDSVARKNNGKPFTDELFHELQEEAIKLRDQKKEVESLKGYSKSEIFEFKKQIEISYDRQLSRITEMVETKLKETAKRLEKQLGEEQAARLEAEERANEVQKRSSDEIKKLRENLERAEKETKELQKKLGKCINL, from the exons CATGATGGAAGATGATTGGGAGTTTGCTTCATCCTCAAACCCTAACCGAACCCTAGTTCTTGTCGGCCGTACTGGAAACGGAAAGAGCGCAACAGGTAACAGCATCCTTGGCAAGAAAACGTTCAAGTCAAAAGCAAGCTCTAGAGGAGTGACTAGCACATCAGAGTTGCGGAGAGTTGTTCAAGAAGATGGACAGATCATCAACGTCATTGATACTCCTG GTCTGTTTGATTTGTCAACGGCAGCTGAGTTTATAGGGAAAGAGATTGTGAGATGCATAACTCTTGCTGAAGGTGGAATCCATGCTGTTCTGTTGGTGTTCACCGTGAGGGGTCGACCTACTGATGAGGAGCAGTCTGTTCTCTATCACTTGCAGACACTCTTCGGGAGTAAGATCTCTGACTATATGATCATTGTCTTTACCGGTGGGGATGATTTGGAAGACAATGATGAGACCTTGGAGGACTACTTGGGTCAGGAGTGCCCTGAGTTTCTGAAA GAGATTCTTGAGCTATGTGACAATAGAATGGTACTGTTTGATAACAAGACTGCCAATAAGCGCAAGAAGGCAGAGCAAGTTCAGAAGCTTCTCTCACTCGTTGATTCAGTTGCTAGAAAGAACAATGGAAAACCGTTTACAGATGAGTTGTTCCATGAGCTACAG GAGGAGGCTATCAAGCTACGTGATCAGAAAAAGGAGGTTGAATCGCTCAAGGGTTATTCAAAGAGTGAGATATTTGAGTTCAAGAAGCAGATAGAGATATCCTATGACAGGCAGCTTAGCCGCATCACAGAGATG GTGGAGACAAAGCTGAAAGAAACGGCAAAGAGGCTGGAGAAGCAGCTAGGTGAAGAGCAAGCGGCAAGGCTTGAAGCCGAAGAGAGGGCAAATGAGGTTCAGAAACGGTCAAGTGATGAGATTAAGAAGCTGAGAGAGAATCTGGAGAGGGCGGAGAAAGAGACAAAGGAGCTCCAGAAAAAACTTGGAAAGTGCATCAATCTTTGA
- the LOC103868863 gene encoding immune-associated nucleotide-binding protein 9 isoform X1 yields MFNSSLQAKITYMSLYKMGGDMMEDDWEFASSSNPNRTLVLVGRTGNGKSATGNSILGKKTFKSKASSRGVTSTSELRRVVQEDGQIINVIDTPGLFDLSTAAEFIGKEIVRCITLAEGGIHAVLLVFTVRGRPTDEEQSVLYHLQTLFGSKISDYMIIVFTGGDDLEDNDETLEDYLGQECPEFLKEILELCDNRMVLFDNKTANKRKKAEQVQKLLSLVDSVARKNNGKPFTDELFHELQEEAIKLRDQKKEVESLKGYSKSEIFEFKKQIEISYDRQLSRITEMVETKLKETAKRLEKQLGEEQAARLEAEERANEVQKRSSDEIKKLRENLERAEKETKELQKKLGKCINL; encoded by the exons CATGATGGAAGATGATTGGGAGTTTGCTTCATCCTCAAACCCTAACCGAACCCTAGTTCTTGTCGGCCGTACTGGAAACGGAAAGAGCGCAACAGGTAACAGCATCCTTGGCAAGAAAACGTTCAAGTCAAAAGCAAGCTCTAGAGGAGTGACTAGCACATCAGAGTTGCGGAGAGTTGTTCAAGAAGATGGACAGATCATCAACGTCATTGATACTCCTG GTCTGTTTGATTTGTCAACGGCAGCTGAGTTTATAGGGAAAGAGATTGTGAGATGCATAACTCTTGCTGAAGGTGGAATCCATGCTGTTCTGTTGGTGTTCACCGTGAGGGGTCGACCTACTGATGAGGAGCAGTCTGTTCTCTATCACTTGCAGACACTCTTCGGGAGTAAGATCTCTGACTATATGATCATTGTCTTTACCGGTGGGGATGATTTGGAAGACAATGATGAGACCTTGGAGGACTACTTGGGTCAGGAGTGCCCTGAGTTTCTGAAA GAGATTCTTGAGCTATGTGACAATAGAATGGTACTGTTTGATAACAAGACTGCCAATAAGCGCAAGAAGGCAGAGCAAGTTCAGAAGCTTCTCTCACTCGTTGATTCAGTTGCTAGAAAGAACAATGGAAAACCGTTTACAGATGAGTTGTTCCATGAGCTACAG GAGGAGGCTATCAAGCTACGTGATCAGAAAAAGGAGGTTGAATCGCTCAAGGGTTATTCAAAGAGTGAGATATTTGAGTTCAAGAAGCAGATAGAGATATCCTATGACAGGCAGCTTAGCCGCATCACAGAGATG GTGGAGACAAAGCTGAAAGAAACGGCAAAGAGGCTGGAGAAGCAGCTAGGTGAAGAGCAAGCGGCAAGGCTTGAAGCCGAAGAGAGGGCAAATGAGGTTCAGAAACGGTCAAGTGATGAGATTAAGAAGCTGAGAGAGAATCTGGAGAGGGCGGAGAAAGAGACAAAGGAGCTCCAGAAAAAACTTGGAAAGTGCATCAATCTTTGA
- the LOC103868865 gene encoding glucuronoxylan 4-O-methyltransferase 3 yields MRTKSQSSVNLKVIFTCCSILIFLIIFFARSNISSSSSKPLSETNLSQEEVENQHKPKGCPTTQQCTKMPISLSDALVHYVTSNVTPQQTFDEVSVSKRVLDKKSPCNFLVFGLGHDSLMWASLNHGGRTLFIEEDKAWIETVTNKFPNLESYHVVYDTKVKNSDKLMELGRSEECTSVTDPRNSKCDLALKDFPADFYETKWDLIMVDAPTGYHEEAPGRMSAIYTAGLLARNREDGETDVFVHDVNRPVEDEFSATFLCKGYMREQNGRLRHFTIPSHRARTGRPFCPVDVDRRR; encoded by the exons ATGAGGACCAAATCTCAGTCTTCTGTTAATCTGAAGGTCATATTCACATGCTGCTCAATCTTGATATTTCTCATTATCTTCTTTGCAAGATCAAacatctcttcctcctcctcaaaGCCCCTTTCCGAAACCAATCTCTCTCAAGAAGAAGTAGAAAATCAGCATAAACCAAAAGGATGTCCAACAACACAACAATGCACAAAGATGCCAATCTCTTTATCCGACGCATTAGTTCACTACGTCACCAGTAACGTCACTCCACAACAGACATTCGACGAAGTCTCTGTCTCAAAGAGAGTCTTGGACAAGAAGTCTCCATGTAACTTCCTAGTCTTTGGATTAGGTCACGATAGCTTGATGTGGGCATCTCTCAACCATGGTGGTCGTACCT TGTTTATTGAGGAAGACAAGGCTTGGATCGAGACTGTGACTAACAAGTTCCCAAACTTGGAATCTTACCACGTCGTTTACGACACTAAAGTGAAAAACTCCGACAAGTTGATGGAGTTGGGAAGATCAGAGGAGTGTACATCCGTCACCGATCCAAGAAACTCGAAATGTGATCTAGCGTTGAAAGATTTTCCGGCAGATTTTTACGAGACGAAATGGGATCTGATCATGGTAGATGCTCCAACTGGTTACCACGAGGAAGCTCCAGGCAGGATGAGCGCTATTTACACGGCGGGGCTTTTGGCTCGCAACCGTGAAGATGGAGAAACTGACGTTTTTGTTCACGACGTTAACCGTCCAGTGGAAGATGAGTTCTCGGCGACTTTCTTGTGTAAGGGATACATGAGGGAGCAAAATGGGAGGCTAAGGCACTTCACCATCCCTAGTCACAGGGCTCGAACTGGAAGACCGTTTTGTCCTGTGGATGTTGATCGCCGCcgttga
- the LOC103868863 gene encoding immune-associated nucleotide-binding protein 9 isoform X3 — MGGDMMEDDWEFASSSNPNRTLVLVGRTGNGKSATGNSILGKKTFKSKASSRGVTSTSELRRVVQEDGQIINVIDTPGLFDLSTAAEFIGKEIVRCITLAEGGIHAVLLVFTVRGRPTDEEQSVLYHLQTLFGSKISDYMIIVFTGGDDLEDNDETLEDYLGQECPEFLKEILELCDNRMVLFDNKTANKRKKAEQVQKLLSLVDSVARKNNGKPFTDELFHELQEEAIKLRDQKKEVESLKGYSKSEIFEFKKQIEISYDRQLSRITEMVETKLKETAKRLEKQLGEEQAARLEAEERANEVQKRSSDEIKKLRENLERAEKETKELQKKLGKCINL, encoded by the exons CATGATGGAAGATGATTGGGAGTTTGCTTCATCCTCAAACCCTAACCGAACCCTAGTTCTTGTCGGCCGTACTGGAAACGGAAAGAGCGCAACAGGTAACAGCATCCTTGGCAAGAAAACGTTCAAGTCAAAAGCAAGCTCTAGAGGAGTGACTAGCACATCAGAGTTGCGGAGAGTTGTTCAAGAAGATGGACAGATCATCAACGTCATTGATACTCCTG GTCTGTTTGATTTGTCAACGGCAGCTGAGTTTATAGGGAAAGAGATTGTGAGATGCATAACTCTTGCTGAAGGTGGAATCCATGCTGTTCTGTTGGTGTTCACCGTGAGGGGTCGACCTACTGATGAGGAGCAGTCTGTTCTCTATCACTTGCAGACACTCTTCGGGAGTAAGATCTCTGACTATATGATCATTGTCTTTACCGGTGGGGATGATTTGGAAGACAATGATGAGACCTTGGAGGACTACTTGGGTCAGGAGTGCCCTGAGTTTCTGAAA GAGATTCTTGAGCTATGTGACAATAGAATGGTACTGTTTGATAACAAGACTGCCAATAAGCGCAAGAAGGCAGAGCAAGTTCAGAAGCTTCTCTCACTCGTTGATTCAGTTGCTAGAAAGAACAATGGAAAACCGTTTACAGATGAGTTGTTCCATGAGCTACAG GAGGAGGCTATCAAGCTACGTGATCAGAAAAAGGAGGTTGAATCGCTCAAGGGTTATTCAAAGAGTGAGATATTTGAGTTCAAGAAGCAGATAGAGATATCCTATGACAGGCAGCTTAGCCGCATCACAGAGATG GTGGAGACAAAGCTGAAAGAAACGGCAAAGAGGCTGGAGAAGCAGCTAGGTGAAGAGCAAGCGGCAAGGCTTGAAGCCGAAGAGAGGGCAAATGAGGTTCAGAAACGGTCAAGTGATGAGATTAAGAAGCTGAGAGAGAATCTGGAGAGGGCGGAGAAAGAGACAAAGGAGCTCCAGAAAAAACTTGGAAAGTGCATCAATCTTTGA
- the LOC103868864 gene encoding GDSL esterase/lipase At1g33811, with protein sequence MAIQRFVLLATLGLVVFGLETAVSQRQQQSQVTCLYIFGDSLVDNGNNNRLLSLARANYRPYGIDFPQGATGRFTNGRTYVDALAQILGFRTYIPPYSRIRGQALLRGANFASGAAGIRDETGDNLGAHTSMNQQVNSYTSAVQQMLQYFRGDTNELQRYLSRCIFYSGMGSNDYLNNYFMPDFYSTSMDYNDKTYAESLIKNYTQQLTRLYQFGARKVIVTAVGQIGCIPYELARYNNRNNSTGRCNDKINNAIALFNSQLKKLVDRFNNGQLQGAKFVYLDTYKSTSDLAANGAAYGFEVVDKGCCGVGRNNGQITCLPLQQPCSDRTKYLFWDAFHPTETANILLAKSNFNSRAYAYPINIQELANL encoded by the exons ATGGCAATTCAACGTTTTGTATTATTAGCTACTTTGGGTCTGGTGGTGTTTGGTCTAGAAACGGCCGTGTCACAGCGACAACAACAATCACAAGTCACATGTTTATACATCTTTGGTGACTCCTTGGTCGATAACGGAAACAATAATAG GCTGCTTTCTCTTGCGAGGGCTAATTACCGGCCTTATGGCATCGACTTTCCCCAAGGTGCAACCGGAAGATTCACCAATGGTCGCACTTACGTTGATGCTCTTG CTCAAATTCTTGGATTTCGGACTTACATTCCACCATACTCCAGGATTCGTGGCCAGGCTTTGCTAAGAGGTGCGAATTTTGCATCTGGTGCGGCCGGCATTAGAGATGAGACCGGAGACAACTTG GGTGCGCATACTTCTATGAACCAGCAGGTCAATTCTTACACGAGCGCGGTTCAACAAATGCTTCAATACTTCAGAGGAGACACAAATGAGCTCCAAAGATACTTAAGCCGTTGTATCTTTTATTCGGGAATGGGAAGTAACGATTACCTCAACAACTACTTCATGCCTGACTTTTACTCAACCAGTATGGATTACAACGACAAAACCTATGCAGAGTCCCTCATTAAAAACTACACACAACAGCTCACT AGATTGTACCAATTTGGAGCCCGGAAAGTGATTGTTACCGCAGTGGGACAAATTGGGTGCATTCCTTATGAGCTAGCTCGCTATAATAACCGCAACAACAGTACAGGCAGGTGCAATGATAAGATTAACAATGCAATTGCGTTGTTCAACTCTCAGCTCAAGAAACTAGTTGATCGTTTCAACAATGGTCAGTTGCAAGGAGCCAAGTTTGTTTACCTTGATACCTACAAGAGCACTTCAGATCTTGCTGCCAATGGAGCCGCTTACG GATTTGAGGTAGTGGACAAAGGTTGTTGTGGGGTGGGGAGGAACAATGGTCAGATAACGTGTTTACCCTTGCAGCAGCCGTGCAGTGACCGGACCAAGTATCTCTTTTGGGATGCGTTTCACCCGACCGAGACGGCTAACATATTGCTGGCCAAGTCTAATTTCAACTCTCGAGCTTACGCTTACCCCATTAACATTCAAGAACTTGCCAATCTTTGA